From the Panulirus ornatus isolate Po-2019 chromosome 34, ASM3632096v1, whole genome shotgun sequence genome, the window AAGAgaacttttgtgtaatgatcacattgtcaggggagatacaagaatgaaatggaagacatagaacagtcaattgatatacaaggaagagacgtagctaagactgcCTGTTCtgcatcttctatctcattcttgtagctcccttgatgatgtggtcATTATACAAAAgcgtacttgggaacttaccgtgaaTATTTTCATTCTATAGCATAAAAGTTACCCATGTCTAAGTAAATGGACTATTAAATTATCTGGATAGCCAAGCCTATCATATACTGGGTTTCAGACATATGAGGTACTGACATAACTCTTGTGATGCATATCCTTTATGTAGTGTCCTGAAGAGTGCTGTCTGTAAGTTTCACCTTTTCTCCTGGTTTAAATGCTGGTGACCCCAAGTGGGGACAAGCAGCACACCTGAAGGCATCACCAAGATAACAAGTACCACAGGCTGATTTAAAGTCTTTCTTGTTTTCTTCAACTTTTTGCATATTCTCAACATCTAATTCTTCTTTAAGACCACAAACACAGTTCTTACAAGCTTTGCGTTTTCCTGTAGTTCTACAAACCTTCAGACTTTGGGGATCTGGTCGGGTCAAGTCCTCTTCTGTGAGTAAGTCATCTGGGTCAGCCAGATCAATGTCATCATCCAAGTCAATGTTCCAGGTCCCAGCAGATTGCTTTTCTGTAGGTGGTTTTGCAAATGACAGCTTCATAGCTGAACCAACTTCAAAATTGGGCTTTTTACATGTCACTTCAACAACTGGTGCAACCAGATTTCTCTTTTGTTCATCTGTAAGATTCGCACTCTTTGGTTCTGATATGGAGGTGAAACCTGCAAGTTTCATATTAGATTGAGTAGTGCTGATGTCTGTTGTTCTGACAATTAAACATCCACTGGGTTTAAGGATGCGAAGAATTTCACCTAAAATGCTGACAGAACACTggaatgtgaaaggagagagaactCCAGCCAAAACACAATCAAAGGAACTTGCTTGATGGCTGGAGGTCACTAACATGTCAGAGTTCTCAACTGCTACCTTTCCTTCATTTCCAACTGCAGactgaaagtataaaaaaaagcagAGGATAAAATATCCCCTTTACATTAATGCCATCCTCATATTGTAATACACAATATCAAAAATGGATAACTAACCCCATGCACAAACTTTCAAAGAATAAAGTTTACTGTTTCTAAATTCATGAGTACAAATACACTGTTCAAAGCATAGTCacaaacatgaaatagcacaacATAAAATATTTCACAGGTGTACAACATACTTGCAGCGTGAGTACATTTAATTACATTTATTGAATACAAGTATGCATACTTACTGTGAATATGTAAGTTTTTCAAGCAATGAATATGAGTGCCCATTCACAGGAACACAATAAGAATATAAGTTAATTACGATATGCTTTTTAGATTGTAAGTA encodes:
- the LOC139759796 gene encoding anamorsin homolog; its protein translation is MFGIKPHQRILILWGDPLNAEELQTCVGELKSAVGNEGKVAVENSDMLVTSSHQASSFDCVLAGVLSPFTFQCSVSILGEILRILKPSGCLIVRTTDISTTQSNMKLAGFTSISEPKSANLTDEQKRNLVAPVVEVTCKKPNFEVGSAMKLSFAKPPTEKQSAGTWNIDLDDDIDLADPDDLLTEEDLTRPDPQSLKVCRTTGKRKACKNCVCGLKEELDVENMQKVEENKKDFKSACGTCYLGDAFRCAACPHLGSPAFKPGEKVKLTDSTLQDTT